A single region of the Portunus trituberculatus isolate SZX2019 chromosome 29, ASM1759143v1, whole genome shotgun sequence genome encodes:
- the LOC123510540 gene encoding dolichyl-diphosphooligosaccharide--protein glycosyltransferase subunit 1-like, whose amino-acid sequence MRLLVCLVVAVTGVVAAQDGINKDLINKKIERKLDISSQLVKVTQKITLENGGPAPVRAFLVTLTQAEKDKLSYMNVQSGSSVLKVSEAQVAEHRDLAFFRVDLRDPLQTGKTVNVEVEMIMTQLLEPYPAYIQQGEKQLVRYTGNHYVLTPYTTTTQTTTVTLPSPNIESYSRLKPTTHTDTSITYGSYEGVAGFTVDTMTIHYENNSPFLMVSKLERTIEVSHWGNIAVEETLDVLHTGARLKGPFSRYDYQREHNSYSSIKSFKTIIPASAKDVYYRDEIGNISTSHMRIQDDAVELDLRPRFPLFGGWKTHYKIGYNVPSYEYLYSYGDEYILKMRILDHVFDDVTIDELKLTVILPEGVRNIAFETPYPMERLPDTVHYTYLDTVGRPVVSVTKNNLVESHIQDFTLHYKFPSILMLQEPLLVVIAFFILFLTVILYVRLDLTLSKDDATEAKMRVSSHCEQVHTHHEKRARLYEKLEEEIQKLKSSKDVTHSQTATKKIQGSIRDETQAISELAGKIRLDNAEYAEKVAELQKIDKMLRESVVQQLTNVEKLVAGKMSKQQYMDAETPLHKKKEEALEKIKVLLGNI is encoded by the exons ATGCGGCTGTTGGTGTGCCTTGTGGTGGCCGTGACGGGCGTGGTGGCCGCCCAGGATGGCATTAACAAGGACCTCATCAACAAGAAGATTGAGAGGAAGTTGGACATTTCATCCCAGCTGGTTAAGGTGACGCAGAAGATCACACTGGAGAATGGCGGGCCCGCGCCGGTCAGGGCCTTCCTGGTCACCCTCACCCAGGCGGAGAAGGACAAGCTGTCATACATGAATGTACAG TCTGGCAGCTCTGTCCTAAAAGTATCCGAGGCTCAGGTTGCTGAGCACCGAGACCTTGCCTTCTTCCGGGTGGACCTGCGAGACCCACTGCAGACCGGGAAGACTGTCAAT gtggaggtggaaatgATCATGACACAGTTGCTGGAGCCATACCCTGCCTACATCCAGCAGGGGGAGAAGCAGCTGGTGCGCTACACTGGCAACCACTACGTGCTCAccccctacaccaccaccacgcagaccaccactgtcacccttccctccccaaaTATTGAGTCTTACTCCCGCCTCAAGCCCACCACCCACACTGACACCTCCATCACTTATGGTTCCTATGAAGGTGTGGCCGGCTTCACTGTG GACACAATGACTATCCACTATGAGAACAACTCACCTTTCCTGATGGTCAGCAAGCTGGAGCGGACCATTGAGGTGTCTCACTGGGGGAACATTGCTGTGGAGGAGACTCTTGATGTCCTTCACACCGGTGCCAGACTCAAGGGACCGTTCTCTCGCTATGATTACCAGCGGGAGCACAACAGCTACTCCAGCATCAA ATCCTTCAAGACCATCATCCCAGCCTCTGCCAAGGATGTGTATTACCGGGATGAGATCGGCAACATCTCCACGTCACACATGCGCATCCAGGATGATGCTGTTGAGCTGGACTTGAGGCCAAGGTTCCCTCTCTTTGGAGGATGGAAGACCCATTACAAAATTGGCTACAACGTGCCTTCATATGAATATCTGTACAGCTATG GTGATGAATACATTTTGAAGATGAGGATTTTGGACCATGTGTTTGATGACGTTACAATAGATGAACTGAAGTTGACCGTCATCCTGCCAGAGGGAGTTCGTAACATTGCTTTTGA GACTCCTTACCCAATGGAACGCCTTCCTGACACTGTCCACTACACCTACCTGGACACAGTGGGTCGTCCTGTCGTCTCTGTCACAAAGAACAACTTGGTGGAAAGTCACATCCAGGATTTCACTCTCCACTACAAGTTCCCTTCTATCCTCATGTTGCAGGAGCCCCTTCTTGTTGTCAttgctttcttcattctcttcctgacG GTTATTCTGTATGTGCGTCTTGACTTGACTCTGAGCAAAGATGATGCAACGGAGGCCAAGATGAGAGTGTCTTCCCATTGTGAGCAAGTGCACACCCACCATGAGAAGAGAGCACGTCTCTACGAGAAGCTTGAGGAGGAGATACAGAAACTGAAGAGCTCAAAGGATGTTACTCACTCACAG ACTGCTACCAAGAAGATCCAAGGCAGCATCCGTGATGAGACCCAAGCCATCTCTGAATTGGCAGGCAAGATTCGCCTTGATAATGCAGAGTATGCAGAGAAAGTGGCCGAACTTCAGAAGATTGACAa GATGCTGCGTGAAAGTGTGGTGCAGCAGCTGACCAACGTGGAGAAGCTGGTGGCTGGCAAGATGAGTAAGCAGCAGTACATGGATGCTGAGACGCCGCTgcacaagaagaaggaggaagcgcTTGAAAAGATAAAGGTGCTGCTGGGCAACATTTGA